In Verrucomicrobiota bacterium, the DNA window CGCACACGGACATCTTCCGCACTTTCGCTGAAATCTCCGGCGCGAAACTCAGCGACGACGCGCACCGGCAGGCCGAGGGACGCAACCTTGTTCCGCTCTTGCAGGACGCGTCAGCGCCGTGGGCCGACCGTGTGCTGTTCACCCACGTCGGCCGGTGGGACCGCGGCAAGGCCGCGGATTCCAAGTATGCCGCCGTGAGCGCGCGCAACGCGCGCTATCATCTCGTCAACGCAACGCGACAGGGCGAGAAGTGGGAGCTGTTCGATGTGAAGGCGGACTTCGGTTGCACGAAAAACATCGCCGACGAAAAACCCGAGATCGTCCGCGAGTTGAAATCCGCCATCGATGCGTGGTGGACCGAGGTCACGCCGCTGCTCGTCAACGAGGGCGCGGCCGGACCCAAAGTCAATCCGTTCAAGGAGCAGTTTTGGAAACAGTTCGGCGGCGGCCCGAGCGAAGACGATTTGAAACAGATGGACCCGAACCGCAAGTTCGGAGAAGCGCCGGCAAAGGCGAAGAAACAGAAGTAACGGTCAGGGCGCGAACGGCTCGGACTTCTTCCGGTAACCCGCCGCCGGCTGGTAGCCCGCGCCGGGCAGGTCCTCCCACGGGGCGACGCCGACGTTCGCGGCCCACGACTGCCACGCCGCGGTGAGTTCCGTGAGTTTCGCGGGCTGCCTTGCCGCGAGGTTGTCGAGTTCCGTGCGGTCGCGCGCGAGGTTGTAGAGTTCCCACCCGCCGCGAAACGTCGCCACGATCTTCCACGAGTCGAGCCGGAAGGCGCGGTTGCCCTCGTGCTCCCAGCCGAGGGCGCACGGTCCCGCCCATTCGCCGCGCAGCAATGGAACCAGGCTCCGCCCCGCAAGCGGCTGAAGCTCGCGCCCGCCGAGCGACTGCGGAAAGTCCACTCCAGCGAGTTCGAGGAACGTCGGCATCAACTCCATCACATGCGCGGGATCGTCCACCACCGTGCCCGCGGCGTGACGCCGCTGCGTCGCGACACGCCCGCCGGGCGCGCCGGGCGCCACGTTGCCCGCGCGGCCCGCGGGCCAGTTCACGATGAGCGGCGTGCAGATGCCGCCTTCGTGGACCCACATCTTGTTTTCGCGGAACGGCGTGTTCGCGGCGTTGGCCCAGCCGATTTCGAGGCAGCGGTGCGAGTCGCGCGTGCCCGTCTCGCTGCCGGGCTTGTGGCCGCGCGCGGGATTCGGCCACGAGTCGAGCGCCTCCGCGCTCGCGCCGTTGTCCGAGAGGAACAGCACCATCGTGTTCGTCTCCGCGCCGATGCGGCGGACGGCGCCGAGCACGCGCCCGATGCCCTGGTCCATGCAGTCAATCATCGCCGCGTGCACGGCCATGCGCAGGTCCCACTCGTCGCGCCCGGCGTCGGGCACGTCGCTCCACGCGGTGGCGACGGGGTCTCGGGGCGGGAGTTTCGCGGCGGCAGGGAAGAGCCCGAGTTGCTTTTGCTTCGCGAATCGCCGCTCGCGCTCGGCGTCCCAGCCGTGGCGGAACTGGCCGCGATACTTCGCGATGTCGGCGGGCTTCGCATGCAGCGGAAAGTGCGGCGCCGTGTAGCAAAGGTGCATGAAAAACGGCCGGTCCTTGTGCCCGCGTCCGTGCTCCTCGAGAAACTTCACGGCGTTTTCCGTGAAGGCGTCGGTGGCGTAGAATCCTTCCCCCGGCTGCTGCGGCTCGCGATCGAGATAGAGCGGTTGCAGCGCGAAGTAACTGCCGCCACCGCCGGAGCCGTAGGCGCGGTCGAAGCCGCGGCTCATCGGATGGTTGCGCGTTTCGGCCCTGGCCTTCGCGCCGCCGCCGAGTCCGCCAACGTGCCACTTGCCGACGTGATAGTTCCGGTAGCCCGCCGTTCGCAGCAGTTCCGCAATGGTCGCGGTGTTTTCGAGCAACCCGTTGCTGTAACTCGGCGGGCGCCATGGTTGCAGCATGTGACCCACGCCCGCCTGATGCGGATACAACCCCGTGAGCAGCGACGCCCGCGTGGGACAGCACCGCGCCGCGTTGTAGAACTGCGAGAATCGCAGCCCGCCCGCCGCGAGACGGTCAAGATTCGGCGTGGCGATGCTCGAGCCGTAGCACGCGAGGTCGGAGAAGCCGAGGTCGTCGGCGAGAATCAACAGGATGTTCGGCCGCGGCGCGGCGCCGGGCGCAGCCACTCCGCACAGCACGGCGAGTGCGGCCCCGACCGCTGCGAGCATTCGCGAATTCACACCCCCTTTTGCCAGAGGCGCACCGCGTTGTCGATGCCGGAGAGAGCTGCACCGGCCCGCGA includes these proteins:
- a CDS encoding arylsulfatase, with protein sequence MRHPCAFKQARVRACATGRAGRATGRDSRGRGPRPRRRPALSGPRAGSSSGTNNRACRSSHCAEGYGLSRGGATAPSRIGMALLFAGRCSSLRHRQRGAPLAKGGVNSRMLAAVGAALAVLCGVAAPGAAPRPNILLILADDLGFSDLACYGSSIATPNLDRLAAGGLRFSQFYNAARCCPTRASLLTGLYPHQAGVGHMLQPWRPPSYSNGLLENTATIAELLRTAGYRNYHVGKWHVGGLGGGAKARAETRNHPMSRGFDRAYGSGGGGSYFALQPLYLDREPQQPGEGFYATDAFTENAVKFLEEHGRGHKDRPFFMHLCYTAPHFPLHAKPADIAKYRGQFRHGWDAERERRFAKQKQLGLFPAAAKLPPRDPVATAWSDVPDAGRDEWDLRMAVHAAMIDCMDQGIGRVLGAVRRIGAETNTMVLFLSDNGASAEALDSWPNPARGHKPGSETGTRDSHRCLEIGWANAANTPFRENKMWVHEGGICTPLIVNWPAGRAGNVAPGAPGGRVATQRRHAAGTVVDDPAHVMELMPTFLELAGVDFPQSLGGRELQPLAGRSLVPLLRGEWAGPCALGWEHEGNRAFRLDSWKIVATFRGGWELYNLARDRTELDNLAARQPAKLTELTAAWQSWAANVGVAPWEDLPGAGYQPAAGYRKKSEPFAP